GACGGCATGATCGCCATTTTTATGGAGCTGGAGTTTTTAGCGGAGGAGGCCGAGCAGTACACGCTGCAAGCCAACACTGCCAAAAGGCCACTCGAGAGCTCTGTGCTCTACGCGAATTGGAAGGAAGAGGCACAGCTCGCGACGGATTTATTACTTTCTTCTTCCGATGCAATGATTCAAGCGCTTCATCAATTGGTGGAACCAACCACCGTTTAGGAGGAATTTTTCATGGATTTTAAACAATACATTCGTGTTATCCCAGATTTTCCACAGCCAGGTATTCGTTTCAAGGACATCACTACTCTCTTGAAGGATGGCCCTGCTTACAAAGCTGCGATCCAAGACTTGGCTGTCTTCGCTCGTGAAGTACAAGCAGACGTAATTGCGGGTCCAGAAGCTCGTGGATTCGTAGTAGGTGCGCCATTGTCGTACGAAATGGGAATTGGCTTTGTACCGATCCGCAAGTCTGGCAAGCTGCCATATGAATCCATCAAGGCGAATTACGACCTGGAGTATGGAAAAGATGCGCTGGCTGTACACGTGGATGCTATCCAACCAGGTCAGCGTGTTCTGATTGCAGACGATTTGCTGGCGACAGGTGGAACCATTGAGACAACAATCAATTTGATTGAGCAACTCGGTGGCAAAGTAGTAGGAGCTGCCTTCTTCATCGAACTGTCCTACTTGGATGGACGTAGCAAAATAGGTGAAATTCCTATCAAATCGCTCGTTCAATATTAATTGATGCAACAAGGAAAAACGGGTGAAATGCCCGTTTTTTTCTTTTTTCTGCGGCTGTACATACTTTACAGGGGAATTCAGCTTTACAAGACGAACGACATACAAGATAATAGTATGAAATAGACAGACATGATACGTGCAAGTAAGCCTTCGCCTGCGCCAAAAGACTTGGCAACGCCCAAGTTTTCTAGACGTATAGGAAAGTTCAAGTGCTTCACAGTGCGAAATGCGTCCAGGCTTAAACTTTCCGGAGCGCATCACGAAGTGCCCCAGCGTCTGCTTCCGGCAATACTTCGGTGAAACTTTCCGCTATAATGCGGTCGCTCCTCCGTGAGAAGGCCTCGATCGAGGTTATTTTACTGAGAGGATAAGGGAAGGGAACTATGATTACCGGCATTGATGAGATAGTAAAAAAAGCAAGCACATATTTATCACAAACGGATATGGACCTGATTACACGTGCCTATCAGCTAGCAGAAAAAGCGCATGAAGGGCAAATACGCAAATCAGGCGTTCCTTACATTATGCACCCAATCGCCGTGGCGGGTATTCTTGCAAACCTGCACATGGATGCCGTTACGATTGCGGCTGGATTTTTGCATGATGTCGTGGAAGATACCGAGATTACGCTTGATCATCTCCGTGAGCAGTTCGGACCGGATGTAGCTCTCCTTGTAGATGGAGTGACCAAGCTGGAAAAAATTAAATACAAGTCCAAAGAAGAGCAGCTCGCCGAAAACCACCGCAAGATGCTGGTTGCCATGGCGCAGGACATCCGCGTCATCATGATCAAGCTGGCAGACCGTCTGCACAACATGAGGACACTTCGGCACATGTCGGAGGAGAAGCAACGCGAGATTTCCGATGAAACGCTGGAAATCTTTGCGCCACTCGCTCATCGATTGGGGATCGCTTCCGTCAAATGGGAACTGGAAGATACGGCGCTTCGGTATTTGAATCCGCAACAGTACTATCGGATTGTGAATTTGATGCAAAAGAAACGGGTGGAGCGTGAAGCCTACCTGAATGAAGCATCGGATACGATCAGAGAAAAGCTGGGCGAGTTAAACATCGAGGCAGAAATTTCGGGACGTCCGAAGCATATCTACAGCATCTTTAAAAAGATGACGAGACAAAACAAGCAGTTCAACGAGATTTATGATCTGCTTGCGTTGCGAATCATCGTGAATGACATCCGCGACTGTTATGCGGTTCTCGGTATCGTGCATACCCTGTGGAAG
The window above is part of the Brevibacillus brevis NBRC 100599 genome. Proteins encoded here:
- a CDS encoding adenine phosphoribosyltransferase — translated: MDFKQYIRVIPDFPQPGIRFKDITTLLKDGPAYKAAIQDLAVFAREVQADVIAGPEARGFVVGAPLSYEMGIGFVPIRKSGKLPYESIKANYDLEYGKDALAVHVDAIQPGQRVLIADDLLATGGTIETTINLIEQLGGKVVGAAFFIELSYLDGRSKIGEIPIKSLVQY